A part of Maniola hyperantus chromosome 14, iAphHyp1.2, whole genome shotgun sequence genomic DNA contains:
- the LOC117988555 gene encoding uncharacterized protein, translating to MHAGCSIDNQMINNISYADDMVLLSPSVCALRDLLRVCEDYAEKHGLKYNVKKSMLMVFVAGSISPSYVPPVRLYGAELVRVPKLTYLGHVVTADMKDNCDIDRERRALAVRGNMIARRFARCTKEVKVTLFKSFCQSFYTCSLWVDYTQKSINALRVQYNNNFRIMLGLPRYCSASGMFADNCVDGFFAIIRKRIASIKSRLERSPNITLKVIA from the coding sequence ATGCATGCGGGATGTTCGATTGATAATCAGATGATTAATAACATCAGTTACGCGGATGATATGGTGCTGCTGAGCCCATCGGTCTGCGCGCTGAGAGATTTGCTGCGGGTGTGCGAAGACTATGCTGAAAAGCATGGacttaaatataatgtaaaaaaaagcaTGCTCATGGTCTTTGTGGCGGGTAGCATTTCTCCCAGCTATGTACCTCCAGTGAGACTGTACGGTGCAGAGCTGGTTAGGGTGCCCAAGTTGACATACCTGGGTCATGTGGTTACAGCAGACATGAAAGATAATTGTGACATTGATAGGGAACGGAGGGCGTTGGCGGTTAGAGGGAATATGATAGCTCGCAGATTTGCTCGTTGCACAAAAGAAGTTAAGGTCACTTTGTTCAAGTCCTTTTGTCAGAGCTTCTACACGTGCAGTCTGTGGGTTGACTATAcccaaaaatctataaacgccctccgagtccagtataataacaacttcagaataatgttgggactgcctcggtactgtagcgcgtccggtatgtttgcggataactgtgtagacggcttcttcgcaatcatacggaaaaggatcgcctcaatcaaaagtaggttggagagaagtcctaacattaccctgaaggtgatagca